Proteins encoded in a region of the Pseudomonas putida genome:
- a CDS encoding helix-turn-helix domain-containing protein, whose translation MTIANALQVQAFHTTDVTEQVRATPGWQQQYRQMSPGHFSGELRCLGLDGVEVYEERLNTRVEQFFRAPTGSLAFCFDRSENSLYLLNEQSRNIWITPENYQEVAVVFDQAFLARHGLDPQRLEGLFMVPLGSGQNALFGSWLSATLTRLGEADCPLQGQALAEQLLEDCLFILDNACQRLQGVALGRRDEERAIMRRVSEWAADCPEETLNLVELAEVAGVSLRQLQQAFKAFTGMPPAHWLRLRRLNGARRDLLRGGGVTVAEVAMRWSFWHLGRFSESYRQLFKEFPSETLKRGRG comes from the coding sequence GTGACAATCGCCAATGCGTTGCAGGTCCAGGCTTTCCACACCACCGACGTCACCGAACAAGTGCGCGCCACCCCTGGGTGGCAGCAGCAGTACCGGCAGATGTCACCGGGGCATTTCAGCGGTGAGCTGCGTTGCCTGGGGCTCGATGGCGTGGAGGTGTACGAAGAGCGGCTCAACACCCGGGTGGAGCAGTTTTTCCGTGCGCCAACGGGTTCGCTGGCGTTCTGCTTCGACCGCAGCGAGAACAGCCTGTACCTGCTGAACGAACAAAGCCGCAATATCTGGATCACACCGGAGAACTACCAGGAGGTGGCGGTCGTGTTCGACCAGGCCTTCCTGGCCCGCCATGGGCTGGACCCGCAGCGCCTGGAAGGGTTGTTCATGGTGCCGCTGGGCAGCGGCCAGAATGCACTGTTCGGCAGTTGGCTGAGCGCAACGCTGACCCGGTTGGGCGAGGCCGATTGCCCGCTGCAGGGGCAGGCCCTGGCAGAACAACTGCTCGAAGACTGCTTGTTCATACTCGACAACGCCTGCCAGCGCTTGCAGGGCGTGGCTTTGGGGCGGCGTGACGAGGAGCGGGCGATCATGCGGCGGGTCAGCGAATGGGCGGCCGACTGCCCGGAGGAGACGCTGAACCTGGTGGAGTTGGCTGAGGTGGCCGGGGTTTCATTGCGCCAGTTGCAGCAGGCCTTCAAAGCGTTCACCGGTATGCCGCCTGCGCACTGGTTACGGTTACGCCGGCTCAATGGTGCGCGGCGTGATCTCTTGCGCGGGGGTGGGGTGACGGTGGCCGAGGTAGCAATGCGTTGGTCGTTTTGGCATTTGGGAAGGTTTTCAGAGAGTTACAGGCAACTGTTCAAGGAGTTTCCCAGCGAGACGTTGAAGCGGGGCAGGGGTTAA
- a CDS encoding glutamine synthetase family protein, which yields MNAPFDQLSTWLKEHRITEVECVISDLTGIARGKIAPTAKFLHERGMRLPESVLLQTVTGDYVDDDIYYNLLDAADIDMVCRPDPTAVYQIPWAIEPTAIVIHDTFDKQGNPIELSPRNVLKKVLKLYADKGWQPIVAPEMEFYLTKRCEDPDLPLQVPLGRSGRAESGRQSFSIDAANEFDPLFEDVYDWCEIQGLDLDTLIHEDGPAQMEINFRHGDALDLADQITVFKRTMREAALKHNVAATFMAKPITDEPGSAMHLHQSVVDIATGKPVFANEDGGMSQLFLHHIGGLQKYIPKLLPMFAPNVNSFRRFLPDTSAPVNVEWGEENRTAGLRVPTSSPEAMRVENRLPGADANPYLAIAASLLCGYLGMVERIDPSAPVQGRAYERRNLRLPITIEDALQHMEDCETVQQYLGKQFVQGYVAVKRAEHENYKRVISSWEREFLMLSV from the coding sequence ATGAACGCCCCCTTCGATCAGCTGTCCACCTGGCTGAAAGAACACCGGATCACCGAAGTCGAATGCGTGATCAGCGACCTGACCGGCATTGCCCGCGGCAAGATCGCGCCCACCGCCAAGTTCCTCCACGAGCGCGGCATGCGCCTGCCTGAAAGCGTGCTGTTGCAGACGGTCACCGGCGACTACGTTGACGATGACATCTACTACAACCTGCTCGACGCTGCCGACATCGACATGGTCTGCCGCCCCGACCCGACCGCCGTGTACCAGATCCCGTGGGCCATCGAGCCGACCGCGATCGTGATCCACGACACCTTCGACAAACAAGGCAACCCGATCGAGCTGTCGCCGCGCAACGTATTGAAGAAGGTCCTCAAGCTCTACGCCGACAAGGGCTGGCAGCCGATTGTCGCACCAGAGATGGAGTTCTACCTGACCAAGCGCTGCGAAGACCCGGATTTGCCACTGCAGGTGCCACTGGGGCGTTCCGGTCGTGCCGAAAGCGGCCGCCAGTCGTTCTCGATCGATGCCGCCAACGAATTCGACCCGTTGTTCGAAGACGTCTACGACTGGTGCGAGATCCAGGGCCTGGACCTGGACACGCTGATCCACGAAGACGGCCCGGCGCAAATGGAGATCAACTTCCGCCACGGCGACGCGCTGGACCTGGCGGACCAGATCACCGTGTTCAAGCGCACCATGCGCGAGGCGGCACTCAAGCACAACGTGGCCGCCACGTTCATGGCCAAGCCGATCACCGACGAACCGGGCAGTGCCATGCACCTGCACCAGAGCGTGGTCGACATCGCCACCGGCAAACCGGTCTTCGCCAACGAAGACGGCGGCATGAGCCAGCTGTTCCTGCACCACATCGGTGGCCTGCAGAAGTACATCCCCAAACTGCTGCCGATGTTCGCGCCCAACGTCAACTCGTTCCGCCGTTTCCTGCCGGACACTTCGGCGCCGGTCAACGTCGAGTGGGGTGAAGAAAACCGCACCGCCGGCTTGCGCGTGCCCACGTCCAGCCCCGAGGCGATGCGCGTGGAAAACCGCCTGCCAGGCGCCGATGCCAACCCGTACCTGGCCATCGCCGCTAGCCTGCTGTGCGGCTACCTGGGCATGGTGGAGCGGATCGACCCGAGCGCGCCGGTACAGGGCCGCGCCTATGAACGGCGCAACCTGCGCCTGCCGATCACCATCGAGGACGCGCTGCAGCACATGGAAGACTGCGAGACCGTACAGCAGTACCTGGGCAAGCAGTTCGTCCAGGGCTACGTGGCGGTCAAACGGGCCGAGCACGAAAACTACAAGCGTGTGATCAGCTCGTGGGAGCGTGAATTCCTGATGCTGAGCGTCTGA
- a CDS encoding NAD(P)/FAD-dependent oxidoreductase, translating into MPLNNQHTASYYAATARDAAPYPSLDGELTADVCVVGGGLTGVNTALELAERGLSVVLLEGRRIGWGASGRNGGQLIRGIGHDVSGFARHVGQDGVRYLKQAGIDSVELVADRIAHYGIDCDLRWGFCELANTAAQFAAFKDEQDDLAALGYRHETRLVGAAQLNEVVASDQYAGGLVDMGSGHLHPLDLVQGEARAAHSLGVRIFEQSPVLRIEHGPSVTLHTARGKVRASSLVLGCNAHLDELEPRLSGKVLPAGSYVVATEPLPEALASSLIPQNMALCDQKVGLDYYRLTADRRLLFGGACHYSGRDPKDIAAYMRPKVLKVFPQLANVRIDYQWGGMIGITANRFPQVGRLNQHPNVYYAQGYSGHGLNVTHWTAKLLAESIALGHSHGLDVFSAVPHLTFPGGKALRSPLLALGMLWYRLREALG; encoded by the coding sequence ATGCCTTTGAACAACCAACACACCGCTTCGTACTACGCCGCCACGGCGCGCGACGCGGCACCCTACCCTAGCCTGGACGGCGAATTGACAGCCGACGTGTGCGTGGTGGGCGGCGGGCTGACCGGGGTCAATACGGCCCTGGAGCTGGCCGAGCGCGGCCTCTCGGTGGTGCTGCTGGAAGGCCGGCGCATCGGCTGGGGCGCCAGTGGTCGCAATGGCGGCCAGCTGATTCGCGGTATTGGCCATGATGTCAGCGGCTTTGCCCGGCATGTCGGCCAGGACGGTGTGCGCTACCTCAAGCAGGCCGGCATCGATTCGGTGGAGCTGGTGGCCGACCGTATCGCCCACTATGGCATTGACTGCGACCTGCGCTGGGGCTTTTGCGAGCTGGCCAACACAGCGGCGCAGTTCGCCGCCTTCAAGGATGAGCAGGACGACCTGGCCGCCCTGGGCTATCGCCATGAAACCCGCCTGGTCGGTGCTGCGCAACTGAACGAGGTCGTTGCCAGCGACCAGTACGCTGGCGGCTTGGTGGACATGGGCTCGGGCCACCTGCACCCACTTGATCTGGTCCAGGGCGAAGCCCGCGCAGCCCACAGCCTGGGGGTGCGCATCTTCGAACAAAGCCCGGTACTGCGCATCGAGCACGGCCCCAGCGTGACCCTGCACACCGCCCGTGGCAAGGTGCGCGCCAGCAGCCTGGTGCTGGGCTGCAACGCCCACCTCGACGAGCTGGAGCCGCGCCTGAGCGGCAAGGTGCTGCCGGCCGGCAGCTATGTAGTGGCCACCGAGCCCTTGCCCGAAGCTTTGGCCAGCAGCCTGATCCCGCAGAACATGGCGCTGTGCGACCAGAAGGTCGGCCTGGACTACTACCGCCTCACCGCCGACCGGCGCCTGCTGTTTGGCGGGGCCTGCCACTATTCCGGGCGTGACCCCAAGGACATTGCCGCGTACATGCGGCCCAAGGTGTTGAAGGTATTCCCGCAACTGGCCAACGTGCGCATCGACTACCAATGGGGTGGCATGATCGGCATCACCGCCAACCGTTTCCCCCAGGTCGGGCGCCTGAACCAGCACCCCAACGTCTATTACGCCCAGGGCTATTCCGGGCACGGGCTGAACGTGACGCACTGGACAGCGAAGCTGCTGGCAGAAAGCATCGCCCTTGGTCACAGCCACGGCCTGGATGTGTTCAGCGCCGTGCCGCACCTCACCTTCCCTGGCGGCAAGGCATTGCGCTCGCCGTTGCTGGCACTGGGCATGCTGTGGTACCGGTTGCGCGAAGCGCTGGGGTGA
- a CDS encoding DUF3313 domain-containing protein, which translates to MKSLHRITLLCAALLAVAACSSNRVDPKDYSGFLKDYSRLQEAKSPSGDPVMRWIDPKVNVNQYSQVFIEPSQFYPKPQPTAVISQQTLQEITRYFNEALRREMGSVVPLAKGPGPGVIVVRPAITAVSTSNEGLKPYEVIPIALISAGVNTAMGGRDQEVDVGVEAAFLDGASQKVLAQVVRKGTGQELENDTQKLTLNDVKPVLDGWAKDMRASFLAAKQKAR; encoded by the coding sequence ATGAAATCACTGCATCGCATTACCCTGTTGTGCGCCGCCCTGCTTGCGGTGGCCGCTTGCTCCAGCAATCGCGTGGACCCCAAGGATTACTCCGGCTTCCTCAAGGATTACAGCCGGCTGCAGGAGGCCAAGAGCCCGTCGGGTGACCCGGTAATGCGCTGGATCGACCCCAAGGTCAACGTCAACCAGTACAGCCAGGTGTTCATCGAGCCCAGCCAGTTCTACCCCAAGCCGCAGCCGACAGCGGTGATCTCGCAGCAGACCTTGCAGGAGATCACCCGCTACTTCAATGAAGCTCTGCGCCGTGAAATGGGTAGCGTAGTGCCCTTGGCCAAGGGGCCAGGCCCCGGGGTGATCGTGGTGCGCCCTGCAATCACCGCGGTGTCTACCAGCAACGAGGGACTCAAGCCGTACGAGGTGATCCCTATCGCGCTGATTTCGGCGGGGGTGAACACCGCCATGGGTGGCCGTGATCAGGAGGTGGATGTCGGCGTGGAAGCAGCATTCCTCGATGGTGCCAGCCAGAAGGTACTGGCCCAGGTGGTACGCAAAGGTACCGGCCAGGAGCTGGAAAACGATACCCAGAAGCTGACCTTGAATGATGTCAAGCCAGTGCTCGATGGCTGGGCCAAGGACATGCGTGCGAGCTTCCTGGCGGCGAAGCAGAAAGCTCGCTGA
- a CDS encoding LysR substrate-binding domain-containing protein, producing the protein MRRQLNGQMFVWLHVFACAARHLSFTRCAEELHITPGAVSQQMRQLEERLGYRLFLRRARGVELSAEGQRLAQTVAEAYGSIEAELLRLDAGEIRGTLRVRSIPSFLAKWLTPRLPRFQQRYPDIELRLVAEDSAQALTPGDFDLAIDLNDGSYPGMLSTPLLDEQIFPVCSPMLLRGRPPLHGPADLAHYPLLHDITAWRGSSEYAEWEFYLEGIGAVGLDVRRGHTFNRNHLTIEAAIAGIGVAIARRTLLNDELERGALIVPFGVPIANHKRYVVHYPPGGLNQPGARAVHDWLVEEARVFRELHPLNKE; encoded by the coding sequence ATGCGACGACAACTCAATGGTCAGATGTTCGTCTGGCTGCATGTATTCGCCTGCGCAGCCCGGCACCTATCCTTCACCCGCTGCGCCGAAGAACTGCACATCACCCCGGGCGCGGTCAGCCAGCAGATGCGTCAGCTGGAAGAACGCCTGGGCTATCGGCTGTTTCTGCGTCGAGCGCGGGGCGTGGAACTGAGCGCCGAGGGGCAACGCCTCGCCCAGACTGTGGCCGAGGCCTATGGCAGCATCGAGGCCGAGCTGCTGCGGCTGGACGCAGGAGAAATTCGCGGCACGTTGCGCGTCCGTTCAATCCCCTCATTCCTGGCCAAATGGCTCACGCCTCGCTTACCGCGTTTTCAACAGCGTTACCCGGATATCGAACTGCGTCTGGTAGCCGAAGACAGCGCCCAGGCGCTGACCCCGGGTGACTTCGACCTGGCCATCGACCTGAACGATGGCAGTTACCCCGGCATGCTCTCGACGCCACTGCTGGACGAGCAGATCTTCCCGGTGTGCTCACCCATGCTGTTGCGCGGGCGCCCGCCGTTACACGGGCCCGCCGATCTGGCGCACTACCCGCTGCTGCACGACATCACTGCCTGGCGCGGTAGTTCGGAATATGCCGAGTGGGAGTTCTATCTGGAAGGCATTGGCGCCGTCGGGCTGGATGTGCGGCGTGGGCATACCTTCAACCGCAACCACCTGACCATCGAGGCCGCGATTGCCGGCATCGGCGTAGCGATCGCCCGGCGCACGCTACTCAACGACGAACTGGAGCGCGGCGCTTTGATCGTGCCGTTTGGTGTGCCAATCGCCAACCACAAGCGTTATGTGGTGCATTACCCGCCAGGTGGCTTGAACCAGCCAGGCGCGCGGGCAGTGCATGACTGGCTGGTGGAGGAAGCGCGTGTGTTCAGGGAGCTGCATCCGCTGAACAAGGAATAG
- a CDS encoding undecaprenyl-phosphate glucose phosphotransferase produces MVFEPRSSRSLLQRRSSVSNAIQAGLDGIAVTGIAWYLIYDQFGYITSDYVIMLLLLIGALAVIYDHYAIYRTNVGLSIKAFRLFKAWSATFCFLVVMAFLTKQSETYSRLLVGQLFVIGYIAQLFLHFAVRELQKRFSAHARLDNALIIGAGDLANFLYQKISNNPWFGERVLGCVLIDKADEQGRENAEGKQRLPVLGHIADLDELVAQHAIRTVYLVTPLGGSEVINDVYFKLLDKCIAVNWVPDIFSLRLINHSVREIAGIPVLTLSETPLTGMSLFLKNLEDRVLAALILLFASPVLLAVALAIKLDSRGPVFFRQERTGWTGESFRIWKFRSMHVHQPENGEVKQAQKNDPRLTRIGAFIRRTSLDELPQLFNVLTGEMSLVGPRPHALQHDTLYSQDIVDYFARHNIKPGMTGLAQVRGFRGETKDIEQMIQRVDSDIEYINNWSLWLDFVILVRTLNAFTGKQAY; encoded by the coding sequence ATGGTTTTCGAACCCAGAAGCAGTCGTTCCTTACTCCAGAGAAGAAGCAGTGTCAGTAACGCCATTCAGGCCGGCCTCGATGGCATTGCCGTGACCGGTATCGCCTGGTACCTGATCTACGACCAGTTCGGCTACATCACCTCCGATTACGTGATCATGCTGCTGTTGCTGATTGGCGCACTGGCCGTGATTTATGATCATTACGCCATTTATCGCACCAACGTGGGGCTTTCGATCAAGGCCTTCCGCCTGTTCAAAGCCTGGTCGGCAACCTTTTGCTTCCTGGTGGTCATGGCCTTCCTGACCAAACAGAGCGAAACCTATTCGCGGCTATTGGTGGGGCAGCTATTCGTCATTGGCTATATCGCCCAGTTGTTTTTGCATTTTGCCGTACGCGAACTGCAAAAACGCTTTAGCGCGCATGCGCGCCTGGACAATGCGCTGATCATTGGCGCCGGCGACCTGGCCAATTTCCTGTACCAGAAGATCAGCAACAACCCCTGGTTTGGCGAGCGGGTGCTAGGTTGTGTACTGATCGACAAGGCCGATGAGCAGGGGCGCGAGAATGCCGAGGGCAAACAGCGCCTGCCAGTGTTGGGGCACATTGCCGACCTCGACGAACTGGTGGCCCAACATGCAATCCGCACCGTGTACCTGGTAACGCCATTGGGCGGCTCTGAAGTCATCAATGACGTGTATTTCAAGTTGCTCGACAAGTGCATTGCGGTCAACTGGGTACCGGATATCTTCTCGTTGCGCCTGATCAACCACAGCGTGCGGGAAATTGCCGGCATTCCGGTGCTGACCTTGTCGGAAACGCCGCTGACGGGCATGAGTCTGTTCTTGAAAAACCTCGAGGACCGGGTGCTGGCAGCCTTGATTCTGCTGTTCGCATCACCGGTGCTGTTGGCGGTTGCGTTGGCTATCAAGCTCGACAGCCGCGGCCCGGTGTTCTTCCGCCAGGAACGCACCGGTTGGACAGGGGAATCATTCCGTATCTGGAAATTTCGCAGCATGCACGTTCACCAGCCAGAGAATGGCGAGGTCAAACAGGCGCAGAAAAACGACCCACGGCTCACGCGTATTGGCGCGTTCATCCGCCGTACCAGCCTGGATGAACTGCCGCAGTTGTTCAATGTGCTGACCGGGGAAATGTCGCTGGTCGGGCCCAGGCCACATGCCTTGCAGCACGACACCTTGTATTCGCAGGATATCGTCGACTACTTTGCCCGCCACAACATCAAGCCCGGCATGACAGGCCTGGCGCAGGTGCGCGGGTTCAGAGGGGAGACCAAAGACATCGAGCAAATGATCCAGCGGGTGGACTCGGACATCGAGTACATCAACAACTGGTCGTTGTGGCTGGACTTCGTGATCCTGGTGCGCACGCTCAATGCGTTCACAGGTAAACAGGCCTATTGA
- a CDS encoding WecB/TagA/CpsF family glycosyltransferase: MAQWPHRWKRVIEKLEVVVDDAAAQHLLERLATPESATVLGFVNAHAMNLVVRDGAYCGALTAADVLLRDGSGMAILYRRLGLEPGLNMNGTDFIPRLMAAYRGRKVAFWGTRQPYLGQAVQRCEAEFGIVPVSVHDGFANVETYLQLAREQQPELIVLGMGMPKQEAVAAELAAIGVPCLIVCGGAILDFLGGKVSRAPEWLRRLGGEWLYRLLREPKRLFLRYVVGNPLFLLRTLLYRRAAVSARRTV, translated from the coding sequence ATGGCACAGTGGCCACATCGCTGGAAGCGTGTTATCGAAAAGCTGGAAGTGGTCGTCGACGACGCTGCCGCGCAGCACCTGCTCGAGCGCCTGGCCACGCCGGAGTCGGCCACCGTGCTGGGCTTCGTCAATGCCCATGCGATGAACCTGGTGGTGCGCGATGGCGCCTACTGCGGGGCACTAACTGCCGCGGATGTGCTGCTGCGTGATGGTTCTGGCATGGCGATCCTGTATCGCCGGTTGGGGCTGGAGCCTGGGCTGAACATGAACGGCACCGACTTCATTCCCCGCCTCATGGCTGCATACCGTGGGCGCAAAGTCGCTTTCTGGGGCACACGGCAACCTTATCTGGGCCAGGCGGTACAACGCTGTGAAGCCGAGTTTGGCATTGTGCCGGTGTCAGTTCACGATGGTTTTGCCAACGTTGAAACCTATCTGCAGCTGGCCCGCGAGCAGCAGCCCGAACTGATCGTACTGGGCATGGGCATGCCCAAGCAGGAAGCGGTAGCGGCAGAATTGGCAGCCATTGGCGTGCCCTGCCTGATCGTCTGCGGCGGGGCGATTCTGGACTTTCTCGGCGGCAAGGTCAGCCGGGCCCCCGAGTGGTTGCGGCGTCTGGGTGGCGAGTGGCTGTACCGGTTGTTGCGCGAACCCAAGCGCCTGTTCCTGCGTTATGTGGTGGGTAACCCGCTGTTCCTGTTGCGCACGTTGTTGTACCGGCGGGCGGCGGTTTCGGCCAGGCGCACCGTATGA
- a CDS encoding glycosyltransferase family 2 protein — MISVLGWLLGLLAIIVLVPVLVLLLQVLLACLPARSKPQGTGGRPSVAVLVPAHDEASIIRATLASIVPQLLDGDRLLVVADNCSDDTAQLAREAGAQVVERYDTRLRGKGYALDFGVRHLAQRPPEVVIVVDADCQVGEGAIDCLARRCREVARPVQSLYLMRASAGAGLKVQVAEFAWRVKNLVRPRGWSRLGLPCQLMGAGMAFGWHDLSLINLANGHLVEDVKLGLDLCQQGKPPVFCPEALVTSQFPLSQQGLNSQRTRWEHGHLGLMLADAPKRALAAITQRNGSLAAMTLDLLVPPLALLVLSLLGLNLLAWLAYLLFGLAAPAWLALAALAMLGLAVVLAWARFCRELIPFSVLLYAPFYAARKVPLYLSFLIKRQVEWVRSKRDDD; from the coding sequence ATGATAAGTGTATTGGGTTGGTTACTGGGCCTGCTGGCGATCATCGTCCTGGTGCCGGTGTTGGTGCTGTTGCTGCAGGTGTTGCTGGCCTGCCTGCCGGCGCGGTCTAAGCCCCAGGGCACTGGCGGGCGCCCGTCGGTAGCGGTGTTGGTGCCTGCCCACGATGAGGCTTCGATCATTCGCGCGACGTTGGCCAGTATTGTCCCGCAACTGCTGGACGGTGACCGCTTGCTGGTGGTGGCGGACAACTGCTCGGACGACACTGCCCAGCTCGCGCGAGAGGCTGGTGCGCAAGTGGTCGAGCGCTACGATACGCGGTTGCGCGGCAAAGGCTACGCCTTGGACTTTGGCGTGCGTCACCTGGCTCAGCGGCCACCCGAAGTCGTCATCGTGGTGGATGCCGACTGCCAGGTGGGCGAAGGGGCAATCGACTGCCTGGCGCGCCGCTGCCGCGAAGTTGCCCGCCCAGTACAGTCGCTGTACCTGATGCGTGCCTCGGCAGGTGCTGGGTTGAAGGTGCAGGTGGCCGAGTTCGCCTGGCGCGTCAAGAACCTGGTGCGGCCACGCGGCTGGTCGCGCCTGGGCCTGCCATGCCAGCTGATGGGTGCAGGCATGGCGTTTGGTTGGCATGACCTGAGCCTGATCAACCTGGCCAATGGTCACCTGGTCGAGGATGTGAAGCTTGGCCTGGACCTTTGCCAGCAGGGCAAGCCCCCTGTGTTCTGCCCCGAGGCATTGGTTACCAGCCAGTTTCCGCTCAGCCAGCAAGGCCTCAACAGCCAGCGCACGCGCTGGGAGCACGGCCATCTGGGTTTGATGCTGGCCGACGCGCCCAAACGGGCGCTGGCTGCCATTACTCAGCGCAACGGCAGCCTGGCGGCCATGACCCTGGACTTGCTGGTGCCCCCCCTGGCGTTGCTGGTGTTGTCCTTGCTCGGGCTTAACCTGCTGGCCTGGCTGGCGTACCTGCTGTTCGGCCTGGCGGCACCGGCGTGGCTGGCACTTGCCGCCTTGGCCATGCTGGGCTTGGCCGTGGTGTTGGCCTGGGCGCGTTTCTGCCGTGAGCTGATACCGTTCTCGGTACTGTTGTACGCGCCGTTCTACGCGGCAAGAAAGGTCCCCTTGTACTTGAGTTTCCTGATCAAGCGCCAGGTTGAATGGGTGCGTTCAAAACGGGATGACGACTGA
- a CDS encoding VirK/YbjX family protein, whose product MMLGTLVKSVFTLQPGYSLRALHNKYKLTRQIARQWPELNGFMRRMTSALGPDGLHRLGVDCIGVVQWPYISQCWEAPQRLDVVATHFELVTGQFPALLLLGRDESLRLCDLSSHSPGCSLVLDRPIWFKREGELVLNLFQGDLRVASLAFTLGHGQGEPSLFIGAVQGIHKGIDSETSLAIYRDLTKDFEGLRPRSLLLEALKCLARSLGVTRLYAVNDTCRHHRHPYFGNDKGQDLAANYDVIWQEHGATASDREDFFTLPLAPAQRAQADIPAKKRAMYRRREALLDDVFTRLQAALPSSNHNLGLQGKQGDAFAVSASAVDRPPVVDSLK is encoded by the coding sequence ATGATGCTCGGCACCCTCGTGAAAAGCGTGTTCACCTTGCAACCGGGTTACTCGTTGCGGGCGTTGCACAACAAGTACAAGTTGACGCGGCAGATCGCCAGGCAGTGGCCTGAGCTGAACGGGTTCATGCGGCGCATGACCTCGGCGCTGGGCCCGGATGGTTTGCATCGGCTGGGTGTGGATTGCATTGGTGTCGTTCAATGGCCTTACATCAGCCAATGTTGGGAGGCCCCACAGCGTTTGGATGTGGTGGCTACGCACTTCGAACTGGTGACTGGGCAGTTTCCGGCGTTGTTACTGCTGGGGCGCGACGAAAGCCTGCGGCTGTGTGACCTGTCCAGCCATTCGCCGGGCTGCAGCCTGGTGCTGGACCGGCCGATCTGGTTCAAGCGCGAAGGCGAGCTGGTGTTGAACCTGTTCCAAGGCGACCTGCGCGTGGCATCCCTGGCCTTTACCCTGGGCCATGGCCAAGGTGAACCAAGCCTGTTCATCGGTGCGGTGCAGGGCATCCATAAAGGCATCGACAGTGAAACTTCGCTGGCCATCTACCGCGACCTGACCAAGGACTTCGAAGGGCTGCGCCCACGCAGCCTGCTGCTCGAAGCATTGAAATGCCTGGCCAGGAGCTTGGGTGTGACGCGGCTGTATGCCGTCAACGATACCTGTCGGCACCATCGACACCCGTATTTTGGCAACGACAAGGGCCAGGACCTTGCAGCCAACTATGACGTGATCTGGCAGGAGCACGGCGCCACCGCGTCTGACCGTGAGGACTTTTTCACCCTGCCGCTGGCCCCGGCGCAACGGGCGCAAGCCGACATCCCGGCGAAGAAACGGGCGATGTACCGCCGCCGCGAGGCGTTGCTCGACGATGTTTTTACCCGCTTGCAGGCAGCATTGCCAAGCAGCAATCACAACCTTGGACTACAAGGAAAACAGGGGGATGCATTTGCTGTGAGTGCATCGGCAGTGGACAGACCTCCCGTGGTCGACAGCCTGAAGTGA
- a CDS encoding glycosyltransferase family 2 protein — MATVIGVVVIGRNEGQRLERCLRSLAQGADKVMYVDSGSTDGSLQLAANLGVEVLALDMSTPFTAARARNEGFAALQQLLPQMQLVQFVDGDCEVDASWLATAQAFLEQHPAVAVVCGRRRERFPQRSVYNLLCDLEWDTPVGEAKACGGDALMRADAFAAVEGFRPDLIAGEEPELCVRLRANGWKVWRLAAEMTLHDAGMTRFSQWWRRSLRAGHAYAEGAYLHGQPPERHWLRESRRAWIWGLGIPVLIVLACLVSGGWGLLLLLIYPLQALRLARRGGKSARENWLQAVFLVLGKFPEMLGQLKFLRHRLAAGKSALIEYK, encoded by the coding sequence ATGGCGACTGTGATCGGTGTGGTAGTGATCGGCCGCAATGAAGGCCAGCGCCTGGAGCGCTGCCTGCGTTCGTTGGCCCAGGGGGCGGACAAGGTCATGTATGTCGACTCGGGTTCCACCGACGGTTCGCTGCAGTTGGCCGCCAACCTGGGGGTGGAGGTGCTGGCGCTGGACATGAGTACCCCGTTCACTGCGGCACGTGCTCGCAACGAAGGCTTCGCCGCCTTGCAGCAGCTGTTGCCACAGATGCAACTGGTGCAGTTCGTCGATGGCGACTGCGAGGTGGATGCCAGTTGGTTGGCCACCGCGCAGGCATTTCTTGAGCAGCACCCTGCAGTGGCGGTGGTGTGTGGTCGCCGGCGAGAGCGCTTCCCTCAGCGCTCGGTGTACAACCTGCTGTGTGACCTTGAATGGGACACCCCTGTCGGTGAGGCCAAGGCCTGTGGCGGCGATGCGCTGATGCGCGCAGATGCCTTTGCTGCGGTTGAGGGCTTTCGCCCTGACCTGATCGCGGGAGAAGAGCCAGAGCTGTGCGTGCGTTTGCGGGCCAACGGCTGGAAAGTCTGGCGCCTGGCCGCCGAAATGACCCTGCACGACGCCGGCATGACCCGCTTCAGCCAATGGTGGCGGCGTAGCCTGCGCGCTGGGCATGCCTATGCCGAGGGTGCCTACTTGCATGGCCAGCCACCCGAACGGCACTGGCTGCGCGAGTCGCGCCGGGCCTGGATATGGGGGCTGGGCATACCCGTGTTGATCGTACTGGCCTGCCTGGTGTCAGGCGGCTGGGGCCTGCTGTTGCTGTTGATCTACCCACTGCAGGCGCTGCGCCTGGCCCGCCGTGGTGGCAAGTCGGCGCGCGAGAACTGGCTGCAGGCGGTGTTTCTGGTGTTGGGCAAGTTCCCGGAAATGCTCGGCCAGCTGAAGTTCCTGCGCCACCGCCTGGCGGCTGGTAAATCGGCTTTGATCGAGTACAAGTGA